From the genome of Candidatus Melainabacteria bacterium:
AAGGAAAAGAAAAAGTAAAAAAGCTTGGGTTATTTTTTAACAATTTAAATGAAGAATTAAACCTTGTTTTAACAAGCCCTTTAATCAGGGCAAAAGAAACCGCAGAAATATTTATAAACAATATCCAGCCAAAACCAAATTTAAAAACTGTAGATTTTTTATCTTGTGGTGCAAGCAGTACTGAAATTGTAAGAGGGTTGTTGCCATTTTCTCAAGTAAATAAAATTCTTCTTATTGGTCATGCTCCAGATTTAGAAAATTTTTTAGGGCGGCTTATAGGAGCTAAAAATATAAAATTAAAAAAAGGAGCACTTGCAAAAGTTATATTAAATAATGGAATTGAACTTTCGGGTGAATTAGAATGGCTTATAATTCCAAAACT
Proteins encoded in this window:
- a CDS encoding histidine phosphatase family protein, with amino-acid sequence MHEIFILRHGHAEDTSQKGDFYRKLIKEGKEKVKKLGLFFNNLNEELNLVLTSPLIRAKETAEIFINNIQPKPNLKTVDFLSCGASSTEIVRGLLPFSQVNKILLIGHAPDLENFLGRLIGAKNIKLKKGALAKVILNNGIELSGELEWLIIPKLINATLKINLEKRRNS